Proteins encoded by one window of Anopheles maculipalpis chromosome 2RL, idAnoMacuDA_375_x, whole genome shotgun sequence:
- the LOC126559182 gene encoding calexcitin-1 has product MSPISDFRKKKLLYVFNVFFDVNQSGEIDRKDFELAIQKICELRGWPAGNPKNVETHDSMFKIWEGLRSKADKDNDGQVSVDEWCNMWDAYAKDPSTVMDWQLRYMNFMFDLEDASHDGTIDGDEFSIVCSSYGVDKNECQEAFKKMSKGAVEVNREQFAELWREYFSSDDPTSPGNFIFGKTSF; this is encoded by the exons ATGTCGCCAATCTCGGACTTTCGCAAGAAGAAGCTGCTGTATGTGTTCAATGTATTCTTCG ATGTCAACCAGAGTGGAGAAATCGACCGTAAAGATTTCGAATTAGCTATCCAG AAAATCTGTGAACTTCGCGGCTGGCCGGCTGGTAATCCAAAGAATGTAGAAACGCACGATAGTATGTTCAAGATCTGGGAAGGCTTGCGCTCCAAGGCGGATAAAGATAACGATGGTCAG GTGTCTGTTGATGAGTGGTGCAACATGTGGGATGCCTATGCTAAGGACCCAAGTACTGTTATGGACTGGCAACTGAG ATACATGAATTTCATGTTTGACCTCGAAGATGCCTCACACGACGGAACAATCGACGGTGATGAATTTTCGATTGTATGCTCTAGCTACGGTGTGGATAAAAACGAGTGTCAGGAAGCGTTCAAGAAGATGTCAAAG GGTGCAGTGGAAGTAAACCGTGAGCAGTTTGCTGAGCTATGGCGTGAATACTTTTCATCGGATGATCCAACCTCCCCCGGTAACTTCATTTTTGGCAAAACATCTTTTTAA